The Candidatus Deferrimicrobiaceae bacterium region GAGCACCTGGTCGGCCATCTCGCGCAGCGGCTGCAGCAACTCGCGCTCGCGCCGGATCGCGTCCTTGGTGCCGCCACGGCCCGCGAGCGGATGCCGGCGGCGCGTCTCGCTGAAGCGCCGGACGAGCACGTCGTCGGAAGCGTCGAGGAAGAGGAACTGGATCCCGTGGCGTCCCTCGCGCAGGTCGGCGATCACCCGCGCCAGGTCGGGCAGGAACTCCTTACCTCGGACATCGGCCCCCAGCGCGATCCGGGCGCCTCCCCCGCGCGCCTCGGAGACGAGGTCGACGATCCGGGGCAATAGGACCGGCGGGAGGTTGTCGACGCAAAACCAGCCCAGATCCTCGAAGACCTTGGTGGCCGTGCTCTTGCCGGACCCCGACAGCCCCGTGACGATGACCACGCGGGCCGGCTTCCGGGTGGCGGTCGTCACGACGACGCCCCGTCGTCGCCGGCCAACTTGCGCGACTGCATCTCGACCAGCTCGCGGGCCGAATGGATTCCCTGCCCCTTGAGCAGGTGGTTGCGCACCGCGACCTCGACGATCGTCGCCAGGTTCCGGCCGGGCGACACGGGGATCAGGAGCGACGGGACCGGGACGCCGAGGATGACGGTCTGGCGGTCTTCGAGCCCGAGCCGGTCGTATTCCTTGGCCGGGTCCCACTCCTCGATGTGGACCAGCAGCTCGACCTTTTTGCACGCCGTGATCGCGGAGGGGCCGAACAGGTCGCGGATATTGATGATGCCCAGCCCGCGGATCTCCATATGGTGCCGAGTCAGGTCGCCCCCGCGGCCCAGGAGCGTGCCGGCGCCGCGCTTCTCGACGTGGATGACGTCGTCCGCCACGAAGCGGTAACCGCGCTGGATGAGGTCGAGCGCGCACTCGCTCTTGCCGATGCCGCTCCGGCCCATCAGCGCCAGGCCGACGCCGAGAACGTCGAGGAGCACGCCGTGGATCGAAGTGGTCTCGGCGAACTGCTGTTCGAGGAAGCGGACCGCCTCGTTGATCAGGTCGGAGGTGGCGAGGGGGGAACGGAAGAGGGGGACGTCGTGGCGGTCGGCGGCCTCGACGAACGTGGCCGGAATCGGCAACCCGCCGCCGACGAGGGCGCAGGACATCGGAAACGCAAAGAAACGGTCGGCGATCGCGGGCGCGCGGTCGAGGCGCTGGACCGAGAACCAGGTCAACTCGGTCTCGCCCAGCACCTGGATGCGGCCGTCGTGCGTCGACGCGACTTCGCCCGTGATGGCCAGCCCGCTCTTCTGGACGCGCGGCTCGAGGATCTCGCGCGCGTAGCCGCCCGCGCCGGCCAGCGGCTCGAGCCTCAGCGACTCGCCGCAGAGTTCGAGGAACTTGCCGACATTCATGGGCACGGGGGGCTCACTCGTGCTCGTCGGCCTCCGACAGCAGCTCGATCAAGGCGACGGCGTCGGGGGCTTCGGACAGCGACGCCCGGAACCGGGCGTCCTTGAGGAGACGGGAGATGCGGGCGAGCGCCTTGAGGTGCAGCCCCGCGGAATGCTCGGGCGCCAGGACGAGGAAAAACAGGTGCGTCGGCTTCCCGTCGAGCGACTGGAACTGGACCCCGGCCTTCGAGCGGGCGAAGACGGTCACGAGCCGGTCGAGCCCCGCCACCTTGCCGTGCGGGATGGCCGCCCCTTCGCCGATGCCGGTGCTGCCCAGGCGCTCGCGGTCTTGCAGGATGGCCATGACGTCGTCGGCGGAAACGGTCGGGACCAGCCGGGCCGCCGCCTCGGACAGCTCGCGCAGCGCCTCGTCCTTCGTCTCCCCGCGGAGGTCCGTCAGGACCGCCGCGGGGGAGACGGGATCGAACAGCTTCATTGCGCGGACGGCTCGGTGAACCCGATGTTCCCGTCGTTCTGGCGGAAGACGACGCCGGCCTTGTTGGTTTCCTGGTTGACGAACATCACCACGTCGAGCTTGAGGATGTCGAGGTGACGCGCCGCGTCTTCGACGCTCATCGGCTTGGGCAGGAAGTTGTCGGCGTGGACGATCTGCGCCTTGCCCGCATCGTCGCGAATGGTCAGAGAGGAACCGGAGACCGCAGGGGCCTCCTGGAGCCGGTCCTTCGTCCGCTCGCGGTACTTCTTGAGCTGCCGCTCGACCTTGTCACAGACGAGGTCGATGGCGGAGTAGAGGTCGTCGGTCGACTCGAACGCCTTGATCGTGATCCCCTTGCCCGTGAGAAATACCTCGGCGATGTGCCGGAACTTTTCGACGGACAGCGTCACATTGGCGTCGAACGTCTTGTCGACCACCTTGGAGACCTTCCCGATCTTTTCGGTCACGTACTTCTTGAGCGCCTCGCTCGAATCGACATGCCGAAACGTCACATGGATGCTGTTCACTGGTTTCCCCCTTGTCGTTCCCGAAGATGGCTTGCAGTCAGAAAATCTTCTTGCGTCTCGCGGCTGCAAGCAGCCCAAGCTGCCCGCGATACTTGGTCACCGTGCGCCTGGCGATGTGGATCCCCTGGTTGCGCAGGAGCCGCATGAGCTCCTGGTCGGAAAGCCGCTTCCCGCTGCCGCTCTCGGCGGCGATGATCTCGCGGATCTTCTCCTTCACCGACTTGGAGGCGATGTTCTCCTCGCCCCCGTCCCGGTTGAGCCCCGAGTTGAAGAAGTACTTCAGCTCGAAGATGCCGTGCGGCGTGTAGACGTATTTCCCGCTGGTCACCCGGGAAACGGTCGATTCGTGCATCTCGATCTCTTCGGCGACGTCGCGCAGCGTCAGCGGCTTGAGGTATTTCGGCCCGCGGTCGAGGAAGTCGCGCTGCAGCTTCATGATGCTCTCCACGACCTTATAGATGGTGCGCTGGCGCTGGTCGATGCTCTTGATGAACCAGAGCGCCGAGTTGATCTTCTGCTTGAGGAACTCGCGGTCCTCCTTGCCGAGCGCCGCGCTGTCCTGGAGCAGGCGCCGATAGTAGCCCGACAGGCGCAGCCGGGGCTGCCCGTCGTCGTTGAGCGTGATCACCCAGTCGTTGCCGATCTTGGTGACGTAAGCGTCGGGGATGATCTGCTGGGCTTCCTCGCCCGAAAAGGCGCGCCCCGGCTTGGGCCAGAGCATGACGATCTTCTGGAACGCCCCCTTGACCGCTTCCTTGTCGAGCTTGAGCTTCCGGGCAAGGCCAGCGACGTCGCCCTTGGAGAACAGGTCGAAATGGTCGGACAGGATGCGCAGCGGCAGCGCGAACTCATCGCCCTTGAGCCGCGCCTGGATCATCAGGCACTCCCGCAGGTCGCGCCCCCCGATGCCGGGCGGGTCGAGCGTCTGGATGAACGCGACAACCCGGTCGACCACCTCGACGGTAGTTTCGAGCGCGGCGGCCGTCTCCTCGGAGGAGACCTGCAAGTAGCCGTTCTCGTCGATGTTGCCGATCAGGTAGCACGCCGTCTCGCGCAACGCGGGATCGAAGTCGGACAGATTGACCTGCTCTTCGAGGTAGTCGACCAGGGTTTCGCTGCGCGTCAGCGTGTTCTCGTAGTAGGGGCGGCCGTCCTCGTCCTCGCGGTCGCGCGTCCCGCCCCCCTCGAAGTTGGCGCCTTCGCCGAAGAAGTAATCCCAGTCGACCCGGTCGATCAGAGAATTTTCGTCCTTGGGATCGGCTGCGGTCTCGGTCGACGCGTCGCCCCGCTCGGTGACGGGGGCAGCGGGCGCTTCATCGAAGAGTTGCTCGCCGACCGGGTCGTCAGCGCCGCCCTCGTCGGGAATGCCCTCGCCCGGGGCCCCTTCCGGAAGCTCCTCGAGCACCGGATTGACCTCAAGCTCTTCCCGGACGGCCTGTTCGAGCTCCATGCGCGACAACTGCAGCAGCTTGATGGCCTGCTGGAGTTGCGGCGTCATGACCAGCCGCTGGCTGAGGGTCAGTCTGAGGTCTAGGGCCATCGGGCTCCGATTCGATTACAGTTTGAATCCGTCTCCGAGGTAGGTCTCGCGGACGCGCGCCGAGGCGGCAATGGCCTCGGGAACGCCCTCCTCGAGAATGGCCCCCTCGGAGATGATATAGGCGCGATCGCACACCTTGAGGGTGTCGCGCACGTTATGATCCGTAATTATAACGCCGATTCCGCGCGCTTTTAAGCCGAGGATGATCTGCTGGAGGTCGGCCACGGAAATCGGGTCGATCCCCGCGAACGGCTCGTCGAGCAGCAGGAACGAAGGGGAAAGCACGAGCGCCCGCGCGATCTCGACGCGGCGGCGTTCGCCGCCCGACAGCGCGTAGCCGCGCGTCTCGGCCACGTGGCCGATGCGCATGTCGGCCAGGACCTGCTGGAGGTGCTCGATCCGCTCGCCTGGCGGCAGGTCGGTCTCCTCGAGGAAGGCGAGGATGTTGTCCCGAACGGTCAGCTTCCGGAAGATCGAGGGCTCCTGCGGCAGGTAGCCGAGCCCCATCCGGGCCCTGCGGTGGACGGGAAGGCGGGTGACGTCCTGCCCGTCGAGGTGGACGGTCCCCTGGTCGGGCGAGACCAGGCCGACCATCATGTAGAAGATCGTGGTCTTGCCCGCCCCGTTCGGCCCAAGCAGCCCTACGACCTCGCCGGGCTCGATGCCGAGCGAGACGCCGCGCACGACTTCGCGCCGCTTGTAGCTTTTTTTCAGGCCTTCGACGGCGAGCGGTTTCACTTGCCGGGGTTCTCCTTCACGTCGACCAGCCCCTTGGGATAGATCACACCCGAGACGCGCCCGCCTCCCTCGCCTCCGCTGACGACCGAGCGGTTCTCGCGGAGGAAAATGGTGACGGTCTCTCCCTTGAGCGTGTTCTCGCCCTGCGTCAGCACCGTGTTGCCCGACAGGACGATGCGCTGCTCGAGGTTGTAGAAGACGGCCCGCGCCGACGTGGCGGAACGCCCCGGCTGGGTGACGCGGACGTTGCCGTCGGCGACGATCTTCTCGATCGCCCCAACGCTCTTCGAATATTCGGCATAGATCTTGTCGGCGTGGAGGGTGACGTCGCCCTGCTTCGCGTGGACGGTGCCCTCGAACGTCACTGAGTTCTTGGCGTTGTCGGCCGAGAGCCGGTCGGCCGTGATCTCGATGGGCAGCGCCCCCTGGTCGGAGGATCGGGGAAGCTTTCCCTTGCCGTCGGCGGCGAGGCCCGAGGCGACCAGGACCGCCAGCAGGATCGCCGGCGCCAGCACGAATGCTTTTCGCACGATGCGTTACCCCCTCTTCATGGCCGGCATGCCGGCCGGGACGATGACGGTCTTCGGCTGCCGCAGGTCGG contains the following coding sequences:
- the hprK gene encoding HPr(Ser) kinase/phosphatase, encoding MNVGKFLELCGESLRLEPLAGAGGYAREILEPRVQKSGLAITGEVASTHDGRIQVLGETELTWFSVQRLDRAPAIADRFFAFPMSCALVGGGLPIPATFVEAADRHDVPLFRSPLATSDLINEAVRFLEQQFAETTSIHGVLLDVLGVGLALMGRSGIGKSECALDLIQRGYRFVADDVIHVEKRGAGTLLGRGGDLTRHHMEIRGLGIINIRDLFGPSAITACKKVELLVHIEEWDPAKEYDRLGLEDRQTVILGVPVPSLLIPVSPGRNLATIVEVAVRNHLLKGQGIHSARELVEMQSRKLAGDDGASS
- a CDS encoding PTS sugar transporter subunit IIA; this encodes MKLFDPVSPAAVLTDLRGETKDEALRELSEAAARLVPTVSADDVMAILQDRERLGSTGIGEGAAIPHGKVAGLDRLVTVFARSKAGVQFQSLDGKPTHLFFLVLAPEHSAGLHLKALARISRLLKDARFRASLSEAPDAVALIELLSEADEHE
- the raiA gene encoding ribosome-associated translation inhibitor RaiA, with the protein product MNSIHVTFRHVDSSEALKKYVTEKIGKVSKVVDKTFDANVTLSVEKFRHIAEVFLTGKGITIKAFESTDDLYSAIDLVCDKVERQLKKYRERTKDRLQEAPAVSGSSLTIRDDAGKAQIVHADNFLPKPMSVEDAARHLDILKLDVVMFVNQETNKAGVVFRQNDGNIGFTEPSAQ
- the rpoN gene encoding RNA polymerase factor sigma-54, translating into MALDLRLTLSQRLVMTPQLQQAIKLLQLSRMELEQAVREELEVNPVLEELPEGAPGEGIPDEGGADDPVGEQLFDEAPAAPVTERGDASTETAADPKDENSLIDRVDWDYFFGEGANFEGGGTRDREDEDGRPYYENTLTRSETLVDYLEEQVNLSDFDPALRETACYLIGNIDENGYLQVSSEETAAALETTVEVVDRVVAFIQTLDPPGIGGRDLRECLMIQARLKGDEFALPLRILSDHFDLFSKGDVAGLARKLKLDKEAVKGAFQKIVMLWPKPGRAFSGEEAQQIIPDAYVTKIGNDWVITLNDDGQPRLRLSGYYRRLLQDSAALGKEDREFLKQKINSALWFIKSIDQRQRTIYKVVESIMKLQRDFLDRGPKYLKPLTLRDVAEEIEMHESTVSRVTSGKYVYTPHGIFELKYFFNSGLNRDGGEENIASKSVKEKIREIIAAESGSGKRLSDQELMRLLRNQGIHIARRTVTKYRGQLGLLAAARRKKIF
- the lptB gene encoding LPS export ABC transporter ATP-binding protein: MKPLAVEGLKKSYKRREVVRGVSLGIEPGEVVGLLGPNGAGKTTIFYMMVGLVSPDQGTVHLDGQDVTRLPVHRRARMGLGYLPQEPSIFRKLTVRDNILAFLEETDLPPGERIEHLQQVLADMRIGHVAETRGYALSGGERRRVEIARALVLSPSFLLLDEPFAGIDPISVADLQQIILGLKARGIGVIITDHNVRDTLKVCDRAYIISEGAILEEGVPEAIAASARVRETYLGDGFKL
- the lptA gene encoding lipopolysaccharide transport periplasmic protein LptA, whose amino-acid sequence is MRKAFVLAPAILLAVLVASGLAADGKGKLPRSSDQGALPIEITADRLSADNAKNSVTFEGTVHAKQGDVTLHADKIYAEYSKSVGAIEKIVADGNVRVTQPGRSATSARAVFYNLEQRIVLSGNTVLTQGENTLKGETVTIFLRENRSVVSGGEGGGRVSGVIYPKGLVDVKENPGK